TGGCCAGGGGGCCCAAACAGGGTCCCCAGATGAGTCAGAGTGGTCCAGACTGTCTGaggttttcagtttcatcatgTGATCACATGATCACGTGATCATGTCTGTTCTGCTCgatgaaaacatgatgagaAGTGTTCTCCGATTGGTTCACAGTCAGCCAGCCTCCCACTATCTGTGGGgcagttgccatggcaacagggcTTCTTCTCAAACgctacaaatgaaaaataaaagaaaaacaagtccaGGATCGGATCAGATCTTTGTAGTCCAGGATCGGATCAGATCTTTGTAGTCCAGGGTCGGATCAGATCTTTGTAGTCCAGGATCGGATCAGATCTTTGTAGTCCAGGGTCGGATCAGATCTGTGTAGTTCCGGTTTGTTTCGTCACCACGACGCTGGAACATTTCTGGGTTCATCAGTCTGTTACACAGCCGATCACCTTCGATCAGTCAGACTTATTGATCAGTGTGTCGTTGTTGAGAcaaaactctgctgctgtttgtttgaaaagaCTTTTAGTTTGAAACTCAGATGTTTTTTGCAGACCATGTCGCCGAGGTCTCAGTTTCTGGACATTAGACTCACAGACGGACAGGTAGGACACACTGACTGTTAGACAGGCGGCTGCTCTGCTCTCGTGACGACGACGacgatggtgatgatgatgaaggtggattttccctctctgctgtttgtattttcagctgTCAGACTCTTTTTACCGTCTGTTTGCAGATCAGAGATCCTGAACTAAAAACTGTTGGGACAAAATCACGGAAACACGGACGAGaatcaaaaatcaaagaatCCGTCTGAGAGTCGATCTGtgtacttgtttttttctgatgttttaaatCTAttaaaaaactgtcaaacttcGTATCGTCGTCGTTGTCATTTAACGCTTCCTTCTTCTCTTGTGGTGATTTTACTGGTCGCAGTCACGCTGCCTTTGGCTGCTTTCCTCAGTCAGATTTTCTCACCTGCAAACAGATGTTTGGTAAACGGGTCTCCAGAGCTGCTTTTACCACAAATATCAGCAACGATAAAATAAcgattctgttttcatcttcagATCCGTTAGATCCTCACCGACAGTCTGAAAGATTTTCAGTATCAATCAGAGAAAAATCAGATGACGTTTGTTAACGTGTTGCTGATTTCAGGTAAAAGCATGTCTGATAACCAGAGTGGGAAAAtaccagcagctgctcagtaAATACTGCAATATATCAGTGGGTACTGCGTGAAAACTTCATCAGCAGTTTGGGTCAAATTAATGATGTTGACTGCTGCTGGATGTTCGCTAACAAGTTGATGAAAAGTTCAGTTATTGCAGCTTTTATTGGAGATGTGACTACGTTTACAGTAGGAATATATTTATCAGATATTATTTAAATCAGCAGAAAATTCCaggtttgtttctgttgagctTCGatgtttcagcagcttcagcttcacGGCTGTTAATCAACACGAATCAGGTAACAtgcaggaaaatatttaaactcGTTTCAGGAAGATCAATTATCTCAAGTGAACTTTGAATAGATATGTAAAAtatctgatgacatcatcagtgacatGTATTgatctgatgacatcatcagtgacacctctctctctctctttacagcACGACTCTGAAGAGCTGCTGACCCTGAGAATCCTGTATTGTGATTGGCTAAGAGGCTGTGGCCAGAGTCAGAGCCACATGGACATAAAGAATTATTTAAGTGAAGAGTTTATATTTATAAAGAGACGACGCTGATGCATCAGTTTCATCTGATCACCGAGCGTTTCCAAGGATACAAGATTCAGACCAGTGACATCACGTTTTATTCTGCGTCCTCCAATCTCAGCATCACAGATTAGTGTTAAACAGCATCAGAGATGGTCAGGACATGTTACCtagtttagcacaaagagtgggggggggggggggggactcttGGTGTGGCTCTGGTCAGTGCGATTGGCAGGGGgtttattgattattgatcaaGTATGGAAACCGATCCCTGTTGTAGGTCAGTCGAAAGTTACTGTAAAGTTAATATAAAGTTTAATAACCATGAAGTTTGAatcctgtttttaagtttccACTCTGAAACATTACGTGTTTCAGCCGGTGAGGATTAACATTGAAACAACTTGAGTTCACCGAGTCTCATTTGTTCACCTTCACCAGACTTAAAAAACGCGATTtacataaaatgtcaaactcagtCGTAGAGACTCTCTAACTGTCAggatcagccaatcagagaacGTCAGCAGCTCCAATCAGCCAGAGCAATCATTGTCCTGTCGACTTTTTATTAATGATGAATGTGTGAAACTGGTGGTTTATGAAACATGAGAACCTGGTCCTGCAGAGCCCAGGTCCTGCGGAGGACATGGGTTCAGagttttgacatttctgtttctaaACCTGGgagccagcagacagcagtCGGTTGCAGCAGCTACCGATCACTTCATCGTCTCGTCCCGTTGTCGCCATCATCGCGAACACACACGGAGATTAGTTCGACATGTTTCCAGCCTCCACAGGTGTGACTGGTGTGTAGCTAACTGgcaaagctaacattagcttgttaATATGACCCATTCAAAGTAAGAAGTATGAAGTTCAGTCGACACACCCGACCTCAAACTTGATAAATGATGTTTAGTTTTGATTCAGTCTCAAAGATTTAAATTATGCGTCCCTGAAATAACGAACATACCTCAAATTCTGAAATGTTATACTGTTAACGTATACGTATAGATATTTCCCTCTCTTTAAGCGTATGAATACTGCGAACTCTGAAGCACACAGCTTTCTCCACCTGtgcagacaaaaataaaaatacctACATGTGAGGAGATTCATCTTTGAAATTTCTGAAAGTTATTTTTGGAAGTTACACGagcttcatttcctgtttacatcGTTCGTTGATCTTAATTGAAAAGCACTACAAATGTTTGCTAgcgacacatttacacattacatttactacATCATTGCTTTAAATGGTGCAGCCTGATTTAACGAGTCCTTTGAAAGCAGTCAGGCTGGTTTCTCACAACTTTGACATCCTCAGACTGAAGGATCCTTTACGAGCTGCTGCAACAGAGTCCTGATCTGCAGGTGGAACTGGTTTCAACTGGTCTGAACTGATTAtcttgaaattattttatgGATCATCCGTCCGTTCtcacagacattttttattcctctgacatgaaaatgatgcaaatatGTGATGACAGGAAAAAATATTACTGTAATATTGTGTATAAACTCCAGAtgataaatgcaataaaaaggCTGCATGTGACACCAGTTTGGTTGTTTTGCTGATTGCTGACATGGGTGCAGAAACGTTGCCTACAGATTAATTTCCGTCAAAAGCAAATGATGCATTCCATagtctgtttatttttactgctAAAGCAGTTTTTATGTGCGTTGCTTCACTTCAGGCGAACAGAATAGACCTCTGAAACTGGCTAAAAAAACGTGACCTCAGAAAATTGTGATCCAAATAAGCTCTCAGTTCTTGTCCTGTTAGACCTCAGTGCAGCGCTCGATGCGACTGATCTTGATATTTTAGTCAGTGGTCTTCAAAGTTGGTTGGTCTTTCTGgctgtgtgttaaactggtttcaaaCTCAAGTCAAAGGGAGAAAGTTTAACATAACTTTTGGAAAAcgtgtctgagaaacatgacatctgttttcAGGTTGCAGGGAACGGATTGGTCCACTACTGTTCTcactatacatgctgccactgggTGGCATTAGAGAGCACAgtgtatgtttccatagttatgcagatgacacacacctgtacatctgtgctgaaccaGATGATGCTGCGGCCACAGACTCCATTACTAACTGTCTGCTAGCAATAAATcaatggatgagcaataatgTCTTTAAGTTAAACGaggaaaaagataaatattaCTACTCGGCCCTTAAACAGTAAAAGAAATGTTGTTTAATAATCTGGGAAATtaactccctggattaaatctgaggttacaAATCTTGGTGTTCTCCTAGTTTCAGATAAActtcaagtcccacatcaacaaggtgatgaaaacttcattttccaccttagaaacagcTAAAGCTAAACCATTTATGAATCATGAAGATGCTAAAAAACggattcatgcctttatttcaagacGACTTGTTTACTGTAATGCACTCTTTACTGGCCTCCCACTGCACCAAATATAGGTTAGAGTAAGCATAATCAGAGGTCGACTGTGGTCTAAAGGGTTGATCACTTTGggttgtggtatgtgaggtcATGCAGGGTCAGATCTGATGGAGGGAGACCAGATGTGGAGGTGTAATCATGGAGATCCAGCTTCCCTGAAGATGGACAGAAGGGTCGGAGGGGAAAGCACCTCTCAGTTAAATAATTCTTAAAATACGAACTTGTTTTTGAGTTAGGAAAGAAACGGGTGGAGTAAAACATAACGCCATGTGatatattgtgttttctgtatggTAAGGccagagtcttctgatctgaccctgaagctctgtcggatggccggcatctgatctgatgctgcttgttaataaagATTTCTTCAACTCAAGCTCGTATCACACCACACCACAATGAACGGGAGCGCAACACCGTCCAGCGTGTTGTTATTTCTCTCTCCAGAAGACAGCTTACAAGAAAATAATGCACATTGATGGAGTTTTTGATCAGATGGGGAATGTTTAGAGAGCACAGCACCTACTCCAGTGTCAGAAGCATCCACCTCCACAATCAACTGGATCTCAGAGACAGATTAAGGACCGGCGCTGAGGTGAAGAGATCCAGGGAAAAGGGCAGGATGGCTCTGTTCAGACTCACCTGTCTCCAGTCAGACAATCATACACCACACGGAAATCCTTGCAAATTGCCTCAGTACAGTTGTAGCCAGGTTAATTTGTAACACATTTGCCTCTGATAATATTCAATGTCTGATTAATGTAAGGTGGGCAGACAGTAACAACAACACACCCCAATGCTGAAAAAGAATTTGATTCTGTGGAATGGCATTATCTTTGCTATGAGATATTTGGTTTCAGGAAGACATTTAAAATGGGTAAATTATTATACAATGCATCTCAAGCAGCCAACCACTGGGCTAATCATTCTTTAAAACCCCTTCCCATTCCTGTACATTAGCCTAAAGCACCTATCCAAGGTATTCCCAAAGTAAACAAAGCTGTTGTTGAACTATTTGGAGAACATGTATGGGTTTGGTCTCTTCTGAAATGTAACAGTCACAGTTAGAATCAGTTTACGTGCTGCTGGCATAGAATAATCAGAGTCACTGCAGATGACTACATCTGGGctttattagctggaaaacacgaTGGGACCACAGCAGCATCAGGCCTTAATATTTGCTGTGGGGATCTACAGTTTCCCCTCCGTTTTGTCCCTTttgtcctgtgttttccctcccccctctctgtcaagtgtgtgtgttcctctgcagGGCGTGGCTACAGGTGGGGCTCGGTCTCCTCACCTGAGCTCAGCTGTGCGCTATCAGGCAATCCAGACCCACCTACTGCAGCAGTATAtaaggtctctctctctcagtgtttgtcagaATGGCGGTTTCTCCATGTGGTAACGTGACCTCGACAAGCCTAAGAATCTTTTTGAGACCTCTTTTCTTGTCTGCTTGCCTGACTTCCggactgtgttttttgtgctcaggtgcttGCTCCCACCTGTTTGCCTCCACGCCCTGTTGATCTGTGTCTTGGGAAAAGGACTGGATCTCCACCTGTTTGGCCTCGCCATTACTCTGGAGATACATTGACTCTGCCGACgtttttagattcagtgttcATTAAAAACTGTTGACTTTCACCTTGTCTCCTGTGCTCTCCCCACCTAAGTGTTGCATTTTAGATCCACTACTTTTGCTAAACATAACAAATGCAGAACAGCTCGTCCACACATGTGTTACTTCCTGGCTGGATCATTACAGTTCTACATACATTACTCCAGAATGCAGCAGCTGACaatctggaaaaaaacatcatatttctCCCCTTTCAGCCGCTCCGCACTTTCTCACAATCCAGAAAAGAATTTAAAATCTTTCTCCTTACcaacaaaactaaaactggCCCGGCACCATCATATCTCAAAGAGTTCACATTAGGGTACCTACGACCCCACTAGAACAATTCATGCCCAGATAACAGGTTTACTGATGGttcaaatgtgtgcatgtcCTGAAAGCGCTCCCCCATTGTATACAATAAAGTCAGTATGCACCTCCTTTACaccattattatttttatctgcCAGAACACCACCAAATGACCAAAGGCACcccctcatctctcctcacGGGAAATCTGGAGGAAAGTGTCAGGTAAATCCAAATATGCAATCCCATAAGGATAGACTCCTTTTTGGTAAATCCTGTAATGTGAAGGGAGTGGGGGTGGGTCTTCAAACTTTATCTGACATTTATGAAGAAGGTGTCCTTAAACAAGCTGACAATCTTGTTGAGCAGTTCAATTTAGGCAACAATCAGTTTTGGAGATATCTCAAATAGAGACAACTCCATGTTGTTACTCCTGGCTCCACCCGTTCTCCCCCCAGGGCTTGGACCTCATTAAGGAGATGTTGTGTATCACAGAGAGGGGGCACAGGCCTTCCCACTACTATTTTATGTTTATAAAAAATGTGGTTCCACGACCCCCACAGTTCAGACAGTACTGTGGTGGTCTTGGTGGGATGGGATGAGGTTCACCACTTCACCAGGATGTTACTACGTGGGATCTGGGACCCTTTGTGAAACTGCTGTTGGTAAAGACAGTTCCTTTTGCAAAAGATTGTATTCTGACTGGTCAACCCTGAGAAGTGATGGAGGTAAAGGAAGTAAAAACAGTAGATTACACgagaacaggaagaagaaaccAGGGtctgaacagaggaggaagagcagcagcttGCAGATCACATCAAAAAGTTGGCCCCCCACGGCCAAAACTGTGTGAGCTAACGTTAGACATGGCAGGAAGAAACAGCCTCCCTGTCCTCAGACACTGGTCAGAGAAGGGTTTGGCGGGTACAGCGTCCAGGATATTACATAACTGAGTAGGTCAACCAATGCTAACTGTCGTTAAATACAGTGTCCAGAATTAATTTGACATTGTTTTGGATGAGCACCCTTCTTtgacagaaatgttcaaattgTTTCCTCAGTGGCAAACGTCACACGATTCTATTAATGGTTCGATATTGTTTAAGTCAGCTTTAAGGAAAGAATTAATAATGTTTGTGAAAGGAAAATCTATCATTAAATTAGTTTTTGAAATTATGCTCAGGGTTAAACTTAAGAAGTCTGAGGGTCAGTTCATCCCCCGATGGCTCAAATCACCCACTGACTCAGACCAGGTTACCCCTGGCAGGGGGCAAGTTGAGCCCTTTGTCATAGATgactttttatcattttaattaatCGGATCAATATGGGTCGACGGTTCCATCGTACCTCTGTCTCAGTCTTTCCTTACATAGAAGACAACATAAGTAAATTGTCCTATCACTCCCCCCCGATCAGAAAGAGCTGATCATAAACTGTTATCTCAGTGAGTGCCACACTTCAACAGGTGAGGAAGTTTCtgtcacgtgtgtgtgtgtgtgtgtgtgtgtgtgatggttaATAATCTGTTGTTAATCTATGTGGACTTTCACCTGAAACACAtactgtctttctctgtctctgtctcgtCACTGTTTGTTGGTCAGTGGTCCAGGACTTCAGACAGCTGAGTGAAATGGAAGACTGTACGGTAAGGTggttattgattattgattgattttaaatCTAAAACAATCTGATTGAAGTGAAGACAGGTGAACTGAACAAGGACAGGTTGATTGTAAGACTGTGGGGCAGCTGAACTGAATGACTGAAGGACAGGTGGGATGCaggacaggtggacaggtggagtgtgagacaggtggacaggtggacTGTGAGACAGGTGGAGTgtgagacaggtggacaggtgggATGCAGGACAGGTGGACTgtgagacaggtggacaggGGACAGGTGGAGTGTAGCAGCCTCTCTGATTCCCTCTGCTCAGTGAATTGACctgattttgttcatttgattCTGGAACAAACTTTGTTCAGACTCTCAGGAGTTTATTTAAAGATCTGAAGTCTTCAAACATAATGTGTCAAACTGAATTTAATGAAGCAGAAGAATGTTTCTATGTTTATAAAATGTTTATGTACGATAAGATGAACCTTCAAGCTGGCCGTCACAGGTTAAATACAGATCATTACACAGCTAAATCTAAATGAATGACATCATAATAATCTGAATAATCTAAAACTCTGCATTAGTGGGACTCTCACATGGAGAGCCACAGATCATCGACCCAGAACAAACGTGTTTAGGATTTAGTGGGATCTAGCAGTGAGTTTCAGATGGAAATCAACAgaataccccccccccccccccccccccccccccccgaactCTGCTTCCTAcatgttagccagctagctagctagctaatgtcATGTGATAATAAGGCAACATGATGCAAACATGACAAGCTGAGCTTTGTGAAGAAATTTTTGTGGAGGTTTGTTTTCACAGGGCATCCCATTGGTCCTAACTTCAGAAGACTACAGTGTCATGTGACGGGGGCACAGAGCATCGCTTTGAGTCAtcttcttaaaaaaaactttttaccACCTTGGGCCACCCAATCTCTGTGCCCCAGGGAGGCATGCCTATCAAAAAGTTATAAAAGTTTGGATGATATGGCGATTGATTTGGTGTATTTGTACAGCAAATAGAATATTTTGTTTCCCTCCAGTGGGGCGTCTCTGCCAAAGAGACCAAACAGGCTGTTGGGGCAACTGTACCCGGCCTTGTGTACGTCCTTGGGAGGTAGTAAACTGAATACTCGTGATGTTTCTGGTGGGTCACTGTGACACTTagtaaaggtgtgtgtgtgtgtgtttgggttggGGGGGTTAAGTTCCAGAGTTCCAGAGTTCATTAGAACACGTGAGACAGTAAAACTCATAAACTTATAGTAGTGCTGATAACCACAGTTCTAcaataatagtagtagtagtacttaCAAGTGTGTATATTTTGGCgacatgtatgtgtttattcTGTGTACCTGTGTCAGACATGCAGAGACCACATTTTCAACGTGATGGTGTCTCTGTTAAAAAATCATGTAAACCGACTTTTCTGAGATAAATGTTgatctttattttttcctgacTTGCAGTCagagatgcttttattttgaacgTGCAAGGAAGTAACCCACATTGTGCTTTAGTGATGAATAAAGTATATTTGTTTACTTTCTTCTCTGTGATCATGTGTCCAGGTGAGTTCAGGTGCTATAAATGACGTAAAcgtatttcttcttttaaatctctaTGAAACAcgttattttatcatttcattccCTTGAACTGTTTTAaggatttattgtttttaaaatgatgttttaaCCTAATTTGACTCcatgttattttaaattttatttaatatttcattccACTTTCTGGTACTCCTTGTTCTTGACCAGTGCTAAAGTTACCTGTAGTGacaggtgtgtctgtctgtctaatcAGAGTCATGATTACATGGCACAGGAGCAGGGCCACCACATAAACAAGACTTCTCTGCCAATGGGGGACGATGAAAAGAATAAACAGCCAGAAGAAGCACAGAGGGTGGGGTCGGACATGATTTACACCATCGAAGACGTCCCACCGTGGTACCTGTGTATTCTACTGGGACTACAGGTAAAACTGGGATCACAATTTGATTACTGGGTTTAAACTTGCATTAGACTGGGTTTACGTTTAGACTGAGATTAGACTGGTTTTAGACAGGAATTATTCGATTTATACTGGGATTATgataacataaaatataaaaccctgattccaaaaaagttaggacTCTTTGTGAAACATaagaataaaaccagaatcagtcattaatGATCAAACtgagtttcctgaagtgttcctgagtccaggtgttcatctcttcatccaatcacgtgttcacaaagtgttgaccctcgctccatcctcgctgtgaaccactgagcctttcaatcatgatgctatcacctgttaccaatcagcctgtttacctgtggaatgatccaaacaggtgtttttggagcgttccacatctttcccagtctttagctgctcctgtcacaacgtgtttgaaacatgttgctgcatcagatccagaatcagcagatatttacagaaatcactgaagatgatgagctcagacagtgaATATATTGAATAAATAATAGTATTGAATAGTAAATATTTGTGCTGTTCTTAGTTGAGTAGATAGTTAtcactttgtgttttactgAAGTTTTGCAGTGTCCTAGCTTTTTTGGATTCAAACGCAGGCTTGGTAAATAGTTCACGAGACACCATGTCTTTTCCAGTTTGACCATCAGAAGTGAGGAAGGACCAATGTTTATATTACCTGTCACCTGTTCTAATATGTCCTCAGCATTACCTGACATGTTTCAGCGGAACGGTAGCAGTACCGTTTCTGCTGGCCGAGGCCATGTGTGTCGGTCGAGACCAGAACACCATCAGTCAGCTGATTGGAACCATTTTCACAACTGTTGGACTCACAACTCTGATCCAGACCACTGTGGGAGTCAGGTAAGACTGGGGTAGTGAGGGGAGTCTGTGGGTTTCAAGTGAGACTGTGTGAGTTCGGTTAGACTGGAGGACTCAGGTGCAACAGTGAGTCTCTGAGAGTCAGACTGAGGGAGTCAGGTGACACTGAGATTCAGGTGAGACTGATGGTGAGAGGTAGGATACTGTTGTTCAGAGTCATGTGAGGTTTCCTCTGGGGAACTGTGACACTTAGTtaaggtgcgtgtgtgtgtgtgtgtgtgtgcgtgtgcgtgtatgtgtgtgtgtgcgtgtgcgtgcgtgcgtgcgtgtgtgtgtgtgcgtgtgtgtgtgcgtgtgtgtgtgcgtgtgcgtgtgtgtgcgtgtgtgtgtgtatgtgtgtgtgtgcatgtgcgtgcgtgtgtgtgtgtgtatgtgtgcgtgtgtgtgcgcgtgcgcgtgcgtgtgcgtgtgtgtgtgtgtgtagacttCCTCTGTTTCAGGCCAGTGCATTTGCTTTCTTGATTCCTGCACAAGCCATCCTCAGCTTGGACCGCTGGACGTGTCCCAGTGAGGGtgagactgtctgtctgtctctgatcaGATGATGATTCGTGATTTTACATACAGTTAATACAGTGATTCATGATTTTGTTCGACTGCAGATGAGATTTATGGGAACTCGAGTCTTCCACTGGACACCACACACATCTGGCAGCCACGCATCCGAGAGGTACATGATTATCATTTGCATAGTGGGTTTGATTGGTCCAGGTGACGCTGGAAGCAGCAGACAGCTACAAGGAGCCAGAAAGACTACAGCTTCTATGGTTGAGGCAACAAAAACTTAGTGTTGGGTGTGGGGGGAGTTCATGGAAGTCATGGAGATGCACTTTCAGTCAGTCTCAAAGAGGTTCTGACAAATCATCAGCCAATTCAAGAGGGGGAGGCGAGGCTCAGCTCCGACTGGGAACAAAAGCTGGACCGAGGACCTGAACCCAGCTGACTCGTGCTCCATACAGGAAGTCTGTTCTGTctcattatttgtttgtgtctttcagatCCAGGGGGCCATCATCGTTTCCAGTATTGTGGAGCTTGTGATTGGTCTGtgtgggttgccaggtttgctGCTGGAGTACATCGGCCCACTCACCGTCACTCCAACTGTCTCACTGATCGGCCTGTCTGTGTTCACCACAGCTGGAGATAGAGCCGGGTCTCATTGGGGCCTGTCAGCACTGTGAGAcacctgtctgttcacctgtctgttcacctgtctgcccCTCTTCCCCTGTGTCTACCAgctgcctcactctctctttctgcatctCTGCAGGTGTATTTTGCTCATTGTGCTGTTTGCACAGTACCTTAAAacgacatcacttcctgttcctgtctaCAGCAGGAAGAAAGGACTGACCTCCACCAGAGTCCAGATCTTCAAAatgtttcctgtaaaaaaaacacaaatacgtaaacaaaaaaaccctcaggTGATGTATCAGGTGAAggtcggtggttcgatccctggccttgGTAGCATGTCGAAGTGTCCTTAAGCAAGATGCTGAACCCCACATggctcctgatgagcaggtggcctagctaccattgtgtgaatgggtgcTCTTTTTCTAAAAGCGCTTTGAGGGGTCGTCAGACTACGAAAGCAcgatataaatacagtccattgACCATATTAATGTCAAGTGATGATGTTAAATATCTGAACTTTTACAcgaacagaaaaaaactgcagtttctgaCATCTCTCAGATCATCCTCGCCATCATGCTGGTTTGGCTCATTTGCTATATTCTCACTTTGACCAACCTGTTGCCGAGAGACCCCGATCTGTATGGACATAAGGCCCGGACCGATGCACGCGGTGACATCATGACTTCATCACCCTGGTTCAGAGTGCCCTACCCCTGTAAGACACCTgaaatcagccaatcacaggcttCACAACAGTCTCTGAAATCAAGCAATCACAGAGTGCGCTCACAGGACAgctggtttaaaaaaatcaatgatgatgacgatgaggatgatgatggacTGAAGGTGAAGATGGATCAGCcagagtgtttttctttgataCAACTGACCTCttgcttcctctgtttctgaTAGGCCAGTGGGGGTTGCCAGTGGTAACGGTTGCTGGGGTGATGGGAATGCTGAGCGCTACCATGGCAGGCATCGTAGAGTCAATAGGTGATTACTATGCCTGCGCTCGTCTGTCTGGAGCTACACCCCCTCCAGTCCATGCCATCAACAGGTGAGGAAGGAAGTAATATCTTCTCGACAGACTTTGCCCAAACAggtgtttgatgttttggtttgtttgtttcaggggAATCTTCACAGAGGGTGTCTGCTGCATCATTGCCGGCCTTTTAGGGACAGGAAATGGCTCCACCTCCTCTAGTCCAAATATCGGTGTTCTGGGCATCACCAAGGTAACTGATGCCATGTCCATCTGTGATAGGTTTGTTTGGTACAAACCTACCGGTTCTGGATGGGAGGTCATTGATCATCCCCACACCTCAGCAGCTCATTCCCAAATCTCTACAACTCAGACCATGGCTCTGTGTTGGTTCTGGTCTACAGGGCAGTGAAGGGATCTGCTCTTTCTTGCCTCCAAGTCTAATCCAACTCCTCACGAAAAGTCAGGACAGTAGTCAGTTCA
Above is a genomic segment from Chelmon rostratus isolate fCheRos1 chromosome 14, fCheRos1.pri, whole genome shotgun sequence containing:
- the slc23a1 gene encoding solute carrier family 23 member 1; this translates as MAQEQGHHINKTSLPMGDDEKNKQPEEAQRVGSDMIYTIEDVPPWYLCILLGLQHYLTCFSGTVAVPFLLAEAMCVGRDQNTISQLIGTIFTTVGLTTLIQTTVGVRLPLFQASAFAFLIPAQAILSLDRWTCPSEDEIYGNSSLPLDTTHIWQPRIREIQGAIIVSSIVELVIGLCGLPGLLLEYIGPLTVTPTVSLIGLSVFTTAGDRAGSHWGLSALCILLIVLFAQYLKTTSLPVPVYSRKKGLTSTRVQIFKMFPIILAIMLVWLICYILTLTNLLPRDPDLYGHKARTDARGDIMTSSPWFRVPYPCQWGLPVVTVAGVMGMLSATMAGIVESIGDYYACARLSGATPPPVHAINRGIFTEGVCCIIAGLLGTGNGSTSSSPNIGVLGITKVGSRRVVQYGAGIMFLLGSVGKFTALFASLPDPILGGMFCTLFGMITAVGLSNLQLVDLNSSRNLFVLGFSMFFGLTLPTYMDAHPNSISTGLAELDQILTVLLSTEMFVGGFLAFCLDNTIPGSREERGLVEWRSSSSSSSYDLPLGMGVIRRTRWLRWFPISPTFTGFRASDNPPPPEKEEEEEEEAADVNLPSTKV